The Kitasatospora paranensis genome has a window encoding:
- a CDS encoding helix-turn-helix transcriptional regulator, with protein sequence MLAHVQELTAAGAGIRVAHSLPLWLIAVDTTLAVLPAPGGAPDTALVVRDAAVLALVRELFEYFWAAAWVPPDLLGRPVPDDRHREVLRLLAAGLTDQAIARKLEISERTVRRLVADLTTDLGAQSRFQAGVHAARLGWI encoded by the coding sequence GTGCTCGCCCACGTCCAGGAGCTCACCGCGGCCGGCGCGGGCATCCGGGTCGCGCACAGCCTGCCGCTGTGGCTGATCGCGGTCGACACCACCCTCGCGGTGCTGCCCGCGCCCGGCGGCGCGCCGGACACGGCCCTGGTCGTCCGGGACGCCGCGGTGCTCGCCCTCGTCCGCGAGCTGTTCGAGTACTTCTGGGCCGCCGCCTGGGTGCCCCCGGACCTGCTGGGCCGCCCGGTGCCCGACGACCGGCACCGGGAGGTGCTGCGGCTGCTCGCGGCGGGCCTCACCGACCAGGCGATCGCCCGGAAGCTGGAGATCTCCGAGCGGACGGTCCGCCGGCTGGTCGCCGACCTCACCACCGACCTCGGCGCCCAGAGCCGCTTCCAGGCGGGCGTGCACGCGGCCCGGCTGGGCTGGATCTGA